In Halichondria panicea chromosome 17, odHalPani1.1, whole genome shotgun sequence, a single window of DNA contains:
- the LOC135351884 gene encoding SUMO-activating enzyme subunit 1-like, with amino-acid sequence METLMEINQSSEAGLTADEAEQYDRQIRLWGLDAQKRLRSSTVLVVGLRGLGSEVVKNIVLAGVHAITILDHTPLSKDDFAERFLIRQDGENRALQAVAQLQMLNPNVLISADSERVEDKGEEFFTGFDVVCVTSCTTQSMVRIDEICRKNNIKFFCGDVWGYYGYCFTDLSSHDYTMEVVKDKMEDCIEVEAARSKRKSSNTEREMVTIKKCQLFCSLRDSLAVNWSNKPPRYFKRTPPTFFIIQTLQAFKDEYHRDPSCPSDSELLLSLREQVALKYGISKDLFEESFVRHCNSELSPVCAIVGGVLGQEIIKAISAKDIPYNNWFLYNGVNSTGIVETIQPST; translated from the exons ATGGAGACTCTGATGGAGATAAATCAAAGCAGTGAAGCAGGGCTAACTGCTGACGAGGCAGAGCAATATGACCGCCAGATCAGGCTATGGGGACTGGATGCTCAGAAGAG ATTGCGGAGTTCCACAGTGTTGGTGGTGGGTCTGCGAGGACTGGGGTCAGAGGTCGTGAAAAACATTGTCCTGGCGGGTGTGCATGCCATCACCATActagaccacacccctttGAGCAAAGACGACTTTGCGGAACGATTCTTAATTAGACAAGACGGAGAAAAT AGAGCCTTGCAAGCGGTGGCACAGCTGCAAATGCTCAATCCGAATGTGCTAATATCAGCAGACAGTGAGAGGGTGGAGGACAAGGGGGAGGAGTTCTTCACTGGCTTTGATGTGGTTTGTGTCACCAGCTGTACGACTCAGTCAATG GTGAGGATTGATGAGATTTGCCGTAAAAACAATATAAAGTTCTTTTGCGGTGATGTCTGGGGCTACTATGGGTACTGTTTTACCGATCTCTCATCACATGATTATACAAT gGAGGTAGTAAAAGACAAGATGGAGGATTGTATTGAAGTGGAGGCAGCAAGGAGTAAGCGAAAGAGCAGCAACACTGAGCGAGAAATGGTCACCATTAAAAAA TGTCAGTTGTTTTGTTCCCTGAGGGACTCTCTGGCTGTGAATTGGTCCAACAAACCACCTCGTTACTTCAAGAGGACACCTCCAACCTTCTTCATCATTCAGA CTTTGCAGGCATTTAAAGACGAGTACCATAGGGACCCCTCTTGCCCCAGTGACTCAGAGCTACTGCTGTCTCTCAGAGAACAAGTGGCACTCAAGTATGGAATATCCAAAGACCTTTTCGAAGAGAGTTTTGTAAG GCATTGCAATTCAGAGCTGAGTCCTGTGTGTGCTATAGTGGGAGGAGTGTTGGGGCAAGAGATCATCAAG GCAATATCTGCCAAGGACATACCCTACAACAACTGGTTCCTGTACAATGGTGTCAACTCAACTGGCATAGTGGAGACAATTCAGCCATCAACATGA